From Lytechinus variegatus isolate NC3 chromosome 16, Lvar_3.0, whole genome shotgun sequence, the proteins below share one genomic window:
- the LOC121430082 gene encoding uncharacterized protein LOC121430082 has translation MASLRDQTVSNRDGKTRVPSARVVSRRSRSASASGRARQCQNRRGVSCERDASLDRDGRLNGHCGVRLDLNCIPMLKFSPPRASTPKGKGQSPVSPPGKMAGSLNSPLSMSSASSTVSSSGSSTLIGAPRAADVMRILNDFRKDCLLNDLILQFSTGEIHCHRLVMAASSLYFRGMLSSESGRISRREIIQMQGVDMNIMQYLVDFAYTGSISGVSRDRVRKLKELASVFRFPEIGEACHVYLGRSLRENRNRSRTPTRTPGKQIFYPGSGRSSSGSGFSGSETSELFSPSPLLGASPLIESPQTAPVSPFQDHIVTSPKANGARELLEGIASLNEALGRKHPDAGIPFLPDHVTSVNRRISASSSDSSNDAPSSAASELFSFEDSSFAMKMLREFYRIRKEGQLIDVVLRTATRDFPCHRVILQVHSPSLGAICQRELDGSKTMDVFIKRINPDTLQKVLNYFYTGKIAISQRDVKSVFKASKRFGLDAVREACTTLDESIDRSSVQTDDSGISAPSSPNCTLDSPGI, from the coding sequence GACGCGGCGTGAGCTGTGAGAGGGACGCAAGTCTCGACCGTGACGGTCGGTTAAACGGACATTGCGGAGTTAGACTGGATTTAAACTGCATCCCGATGTTGAAGTTTTCCCCTCCAAGAGCCTCGACGCCGAAAGGCAAGGGGCAGAGTCCTGTCTCACCGCCAGGCAAAATGGCAGGCTCGTTGAACTCTCCCTTGAGCATGTCTAGTGCGTCCTCTACGGTGAGCTCTAGCGGAAGCTCGACGTTGATTGGAGCGCCTCGCGCAGCAGATGTCATGAGAATACTCAATGATTTCCGCAAGGATTGTTTACTGAACGATCTGATTTTGCAGTTCTCGACTGGTGAGATTCACTGTCATCGACTGGTCATGGCTGCAAGTAGTCTCTACTTTCGTGGAATGCTTTCGAGCGAATCAGGACGAATATCGCGACGGGAGATCATCCAAATGCAAGGTGTCGATATGAACATCATGCAGTACTTGGTGGACTTTGCCTACACTGGATCAATCAGTGGAGTGAGTAGAGATCGCGTCCGCAAACTTAAAGAACTAGCTTCCGTCTTCCGTTTCCCAGAGATCGGTGAAGCCTGTCATGTTTATCTAGGGCGCTCTTTGAGAGAGAACCGTAACCGATCGAGGACCCCGACCAGAACACCTGGAAAACAGATCTTTTATCCTGGAAGTGGAAGGTCCAGTAGCGGAAGCGGTTTCAGTGGTAGCGAAACATCTGAACTGTTTTCACCAAGTCCTTTGTTGGGGGCATCGCCGTTGATTGAGTCACCCCAGACTGCCCCAGTGTCACCATTCCAAGATCATATAGTGACCAGTCCTAAAGCTAACGGTGCCAGGGAACTACTAGAAGGCATAGCAAGCCTCAATGAAGCACTGGGTCGGAAGCATCCGGATGCCGGTATTCCATTTTTACCCGATCATGTTACTTCGGTCAATCGTCGAATATCAGCAAGTAGTAGCGATTCCTCTAACGATGCACCAAGCTCGGCTGCATCAGAACTGTTTTCATTTGAAGATTCATCTTTTGCTATGAAGATGCTTCGGGAATTCTATAGGATTCGAAAGGAGGGTCAGCTGATCGACGTTGTCCTGCGAACAGCCACTCGCGATTTCCCATGCCATCGGGTCATTCTGCAAGTCCACAGCCCATCACTTGGAGCAATTTGCCAAAGAGAGCTCGATGGCTCAAAGACAATGGACGTCTTCATCAAGAGAATCAACCCTGATACGCTGCAGAAGGTTCTGAACTATTTCTACACCGGGAAGATAGCCATTTCACAGCGAGACGTCAAGTCGGTATTTAAAGCATCCAAAAGATTCGGTCTTGATGCTGTACGGGAAGCTTGTACAACCCTTGATGAAAGTATTGACAGGAGTAGCGTCCAAACAGATGATTCTGGAATATCAGCACCAAGCTCGCCGAACTGCACATTAGATTCACCCGGGATCTGA